A region from the Salvelinus fontinalis isolate EN_2023a chromosome 23, ASM2944872v1, whole genome shotgun sequence genome encodes:
- the LOC129821319 gene encoding bromodomain adjacent to zinc finger domain protein 2B-like isoform X8, with protein sequence MESGERLASPSSAPSSLHITTSAASSVGSSPAPASAKTPSSKCSVTPSHAALGSPLTTCGHLFRAAGDQHFNMSTVSSAFPIVNHPAFGLYTTSSGRSEFGGLGSLGMSAALAAHSQLGAFPGMAAFPEWWRAAEAQGRGAAAFFPHLLGLPPMFLPQLQQSHDLSPFQARTPSKNGRATAKGVNGAVNGSRISTVSGSSFSTTATTFSTQGNTEKQKATNGSVRSRKSHQHVTQVKEKSVQKTKEKKLSKKPVEASSNSDSESGSSSDISSDGVNSSDSDDLDEEDDDDDQSNDSDDSDSEKESRVKRTIKSLTRSTAGSKKRPHTAEGENARDSRSGLLQKHPDEAFLHFLRYPLQPSPQPPALSQSTSLVFQSSRNREEELKQHTSVIQATGLASTKPLALVKPRREASSSPQPTRHFSLSSSPKPFSLSSSPKPNSLSSSPNPVSLCSSPKPLSLSSSPKPLSLSSSPKPPTLSPSHNPKSRTGSPKPLTLSDSMKSGSRNFLDETLLHINNFKLKQPFVSQEHFKQAFPLPVMRQDLFKSPKKKKMAASSSSSLASPSSLAPPKLSPETPSSHRLPSPHTNHSNLFLASSLLGAHPKGVIHSEVQDAPLALINKPRSSSQNRSTINNPLLAATSPPFPMPVNLSTGHKEHSSGALGWASTSPGLAHRAGKSKAQQKALHTGKGISQTHLVQSQVELFRGTESDIPSSKDSDDSDSDDEHDDDDEEEDSDDSLSESESNLESDSDDVKDRDETTTDTEADRTPLKRAKGSSSLLDTTSSSLSASCSPLNLQVIKASSGLPTPAMVTSSGALAYHSTPSSSYTLCSTPPGTGKRRRVTDERKLRTPLEFGWQRETRICNVAGRLQGDVAYYAPCGKKLRQYPDVMKYVSRNGISDITRDHFSFSAKIRVGDFYEAREGPQGLQWSLLTEDEVIPRILAMEGRRGHPPKPEHQRRGDEGPRSRRSKGRLPNVGEADFPGATDAKLLRKLEAQEIARQAAQMKMMRKVEKQAMALAAKEARKQQAIMAAEEKRKQKEQVKIVKQQEKIKRIQQIQMEKELRAQQILEEKEMRRQQAVILKHQERERRRQHMMLTKAMDARKKTEERERVKQEKKDEKRLNKERKLELRRLELEIAKELKKPNEDMCLADHKPLPELSRIPGLVLPGSSFSDCLMVMQFLRSFGKVLGFDVDAHIPNLSVLQEGLLNLGDSMGQVQDLLVRMLSAVVCDPGLPPGHRTKTALGDHLSNVGINRDNVSEVLRVYMEAHCGGTELQTDLGEVTASLKTKAFQAHTATQKASVLAFLVNELSCSKSVVSEIDKNIDHMTNLRRDKWVIEGTLRKLRTSYAKKTGKRDSSVGGEETQSLGTPTPGQKRKRKGGDSEEDEDDDEDSEDQGDEDDEEEEEEEEERGKKGKKVETCEDEDDGDQTSSVEELEKQIDKLTKQQSQIRRKLFESSHSLRSMMFGQDRYKRRYWVLPQCGGVFVEGMESGEGAEELGKERERLRSTELVQVKEEVERRPQEVEGRLGASTLEGSRDKHTATPDKHSLNLFLQKPGSFSKLSKLLEVAKMSPDSDNHPHSLSCSLAKVPTTVSSPIRPSIQTTLPSNPSASPSPLCPEVKAEPSTALLSPPYLSSGPGKMSSSPQQLQPNDQLFRVLTEKNCHWFSLLPRSPCDESSVTTSSTTTPPASSPYSSSTTRPKSPSSLSSNPLASTSASPSNLTTGINNFPFSALQQVKSGVHMIGLPFCGWPSGMMIPTLPFSASPLPPSTLAAAYHHVEGNGNPFLALPPGEKPPSAPSPVVEVAKTQDYPDPLPIPEEMLSGWWRVADMEELRSLVKGLHCRGIRERALQKQIQKHMEYIAQACAKNRDAAVIDESKLEENGVSEETVESWCVEEQAMEMDIAVLQQVEELERKVTSASLQVKGWMYPEPQSEREDLVYHEHKPFSKLLLAGEEQIAGEEAANGGCSLVRRVNNPLDIAVTRLAELERNIERRGEEELAPGMKVWRKAMGEVCSAAQLSLCIQQLQKSIAWERSIMKVASGQSPKSKKQQQSRAGAAVRGGKRTTEVKQNRKPSSVASGEVSEDDAASTSSSTPKKVSKETKKRKSPGEGSPATKQSKQDSTPVCVKKAKTATSARDNEKDLTLCRVLLVELEGHQDAWPFLNPVNPKSVPGYKKVIRKPMDFYTIREKLVNSQYLNLETFIIDVNLVFDNCEKFNEDNSDIGRAGHNMRSFFENRWNELLKQTN encoded by the exons GACACTTGTTTCGGGCGGCAGGCGATCAACATTTCAACATGTCTACGGTCTCAAGTGCCTTTCCCATCGTCAACCACCCAGCATTTGGTCTGTACACTACCAGCTCAGGGCGCTCAGAGTTTGGAGGCCTGGGCTCCCTGGGCATGTCTGCTGCCTTGGCTGCTCACTCCCAGCTAGGTGCCTTTCCAGGTATGGCAGCTTTTCCAG AATGGTGGCGGGCAGCTGAGGCTCAGGGGCGGGGAGCTGCAGCCTTCTTTCCCCATCTCCTGGGGCTCCCGCCCATGTTCCTACCCCAACTCCAGCAGAGCCACGACCTCAGCCCCTTCCAGGCCCGCACCCCCAGCAAGAACGGACGAGCCACAGCCAAAg GAGTGAACGGAGCTGTGAATGGCAGCAGGATCTCCACGGTGTCTGGGAGCAGCTTCAGCACAACCGCCACTACGTTCTCAACACAGGGGAACACGGAGAAACAGAAAGCCACCAACGGAAGCGTCAGAAGCCGCAAAAGCCACCAGCATGTGACCCAAGTGAAGGAGAAGAGCGTTCAGAAAACTAAAGAGAAG AAACTCAGCAAGAAACCAGTGGAGGCGTCCAGCAACAGTGACAGCGAATCAGGTTCTTCCTCGGATATCTCCAGCGACGGGGTGAACAGCAGTGACTCAGACGACCTAGACGAGGAGGATGACGATGACGATCAGAGCAACGACAGCGACGATTCTGACTCGGAGAAGGAGAGCCGTGTAAAGAGGACTATTAAG aGCCTGACACGGAGCACTGCCGGCAGCAAGAAGAGACCCCACACTGCTGAAGGCGAGAACGCTCGGGACAGCCGGAGTGGTCTGcttcagaaacatccagatgaGGCCTTTCTCCATTTCCTCCGCTACCCGCTCCAACCCTCACCCCAGCCCCCAGCGCTGTCCCAGTCCACATCCCTAGTCTTCCagagctccaggaacagggaggaAGAACTCAAGCAGCACACCAGTGTGATCCAGGCTACAGGGCTGGCCAGTACTAAACCCTTGGCTCTGGTCAAACCACGCAGGGAGGCCTCATCGTCTCCTCAACCCACCaggcacttctctctctcttcctcacccaaACCCTTTTCTCTTTCTTCTTCACCTAAACCaaactctctctcttcatctcccaaTCCcgtctccctctgctcctctccgaagcccttgtctctctcctcctcacccaagcctctctctctgtcttcgtCCCCCAAACCACCCACCCTTTCGCCCTCACACAACCCCAAATCTCGGACGGGCTCCCCCAAACCCCTCACCTTGTCTGACAGTATGAAGTCGGGAAGCCGAAACTTCCTGGATGAAACCTTGTTACACATCAACAACTTTAAATTGAAACAG CCCTTCGTCTCCCAGGAGCACTTCAAACAGGCCTTCCCTCTGCCAGTGATGCGTCAGGATCTGTTCAAGAGCCCGAAGAAAAAGAAAATGGCCGCCTCGTCGTCCTCCTCATTAGCATCGCCCTCCTCATTAGCACCGCCCAAACTGTCTCCAGAGACCCCGAGCAGTCACAGGCTCCCTTCTCCACACACCAACCACTCCAACCTGTTCCTGGCCTCCTCCCTCCTTGGCGCCCACCCCAAAGGGGTGATCCACAGCGAGGTGCAGGACGCCCCCCTGGCCCTCATCAACAAGCCTCGCAGCAGCAGTCAGAACAGGAGCACCATCAACAATCCTCTCCTGGCTGCCACCAGCCCACCCTTCCCTATGCCTGTCAACCTGAGCACTGGGCATAAGGAGCACAGCTCTGGAGCCCTAGGCTGGGCCTCTACCTCACCGGGCCTGGCCCACAGAGCTGGGAAGAGCAAGGCCCAGCAAAAGGCTCTCCACACAGGGAAAGGTATCTCCCAGACCCACCTGGTGCAGTCCCAGGTGGAGCTGTTCCGGGGCACAGAGTCTGACATCCCCAGCAGCAAGGACTCTGACGACTCCGACTCCGATGATGAACATGATGACGACGACGAGGAGGAGGATTCTGATGACAGCCTATCAG AGTCTGAGAGTAATCTGGAGAGCGACTCGGACGATGTGAAGGACCGCGACGAGACCACTACGGACACGGAGGCAGATAGGACCCCTCTGAAGCGTGCCAAAGGCTCCTCTTCTCTACTCGACACCACCTCCTCGAGCCTCTCAGCCAGCTGCTCCCCTCTCAACCTCCAGGTCATCAAGGCATCCAGTGGCCTGCCCACCCCAGCCATGGTGACCAGCTCTGGGGCCTTGGCCTACCACAGCACCCCCTCTTCCTCATATACTCTCTGCTCCACTCCACCAG gaacagggaagagaaggagagtgacggaTGAGAGAAAGCTGCGGACACCTCTAGAGTTTGG GTGGCAGAGAGAGACTCGTATCTGTAATGTGGCGGGCCGTCTGCAGGGCGATGTGGCGTACTACGCCCCGTGTGGGAAGAAGCTCCGGCAGTACCCCGACGTGATGAAG TATGTGTCCAGAAATGGAATAAGTGACATCACACGCGATCATTTTAGCTTCAGTGCAAAAATAAGGGTTGGTGACTTCTATGAAGCCAGAGAAGGACCCCAG GGATTGCAGTGGAGCTTGTTGACCGAGGATGAGGTGATTCCTCGTATCCTGGCCATGGAGGGGAGGCGTGGGCATCCCCCTAAGCCTGAGCaccagaggagaggtgatgagggCCCCAGGTCCAGGCGAAGTAAGGGTCGACTTCCTAACGTTGGCGAGGCCGACTTCCCAGGCGCCACTGACGCCAAACTTCTACGCAAACTGGAAGCTCAAG AGATAGCTCGACAAGCAGCCCAGATGAAAATGATGAGGAAAGTTGAAAAGCAGGCCATGGCACTAGCAGCCAAGGAGGCAAGAAAACAACAAG cAATCATGGCTGCTGAGGAGAAGCGGAAACAGAAGGAGCAAGTGAAGATTGTAAAGCAGCAG GAGAAGATCAAGCGCATTCAGCAAATTCAAATGGAGAAGGAGCTCAGAGCGCAGCAGATTCTCGAG gagaaggagatgaggaggcaACAAGCAGTCATTTTGAAACACCAG gagagggagaggcggaggcaGCACATGATGCTGACGAAGGCCATGGACGCCCGTAAGAAAACAGAG GAGCGGGAGCGCGTAAAGCAGGAGAAGAAGGATGAGAAACGGTTAAACAAGGAGCGGAAATTGGAGCTTAGAAGACTGGAACTGGAAATTGCCAAGGAGCTGAAGAAGCCAAATGAAGACATGTGCTTAGCAGATCACAAG CCTCTCCCAGAGTTATCCCGTATTCCCGGCCTGGTTCTACCAGGAAGCAGCTTCTCTGACTGCCTGATGGTGATGCAGTTCCTGCGGAGCTTTGGGAAGGTGCTGGGCTTCGACGTGGACGCCCACATACCCAACCTGAGcgtgctgcaggagggcctgctCAACCTGGGAGACAGCATGGGACAGGTCCAGGACCTGCTGGTGCGCATGCTCTCTGCTGTGGTGTGTGACCCCGGACTGCCACCAGGACACCGG ACCAAGACTGCCCTGGGGGACCACCTGAGTAATGTGGGCATCAACCGGGATAACGTGTCGGAGGTGCTGCGGGTCTACATGGAGGCTCACTGTGGAGGGACGGAGCTGCAGACTGACCTGGGGGAGGTCACGGCCAGTCTGAAGACCAAGGCTTTCCAGgcccacacagccacacagaagGCCTCGGTCCTGGCCTTCCTGGTCAACGAGCTGTCCTGCAGTAAGAGTGTGGTCAG CGAGATCGACAAGAACATCGATCACATGACCAACCTGCGACGGGACAAGTGGGTCATCGAGGGCACGCTTCGCAA GCTGAGGACCAGCTACGCCAAGAAGACTGGGAAGAGGGACAGCAGTGTGGGGGGAGAGGAGACCCAGTCCCTGGGTACACCCACCCCCGGACAGAAACgcaagaggaaaggaggggacaGCGAGGAAGACGAGGATGATGACGAGGACAGCGAGGATCAGGGGGATGAAgacgacgaggaggaggaggaggaggaggaggagagagggaagaaggggaAGAAAGTGGAAACCTGTGAGGATGAG GATGATGGGGACCAGACATCCAGTGTAGAGGAGCTGGAGAAACAGATTGACAAATTAACCAAG cAACAGAGTCAGATCAGACGGAAGCTGTTTGAGTCGTCCCACTCGTTGCGCTCCATGATGTTCGGCCAGGACCGCTACAAGCGGCGTTATTGGGTGCTGCCGCAGTGTGGGGGCGTCTTTGTGGAGGGTATGGAGAGTGGCGAAG GAGCAGAGGAgctgggaaaggagagagagagactaaggagCACAGAGCTGGTccaggtgaaggaggaggtggaaaGGAGGCCgcaggaggtggaggggaggcTAGGGGCGTCCACCCTGGAGGGTAGCCGTGACAAGCACACCGCCACACCAGACAAGCACAGCCTCAACCTCTTCCTCCAGAAGCCCGGCTCCTTCTCCAAACTCAGCAAACTCCTGGAGGTGGCCAAGATGTCCCCGGACTCAGACAACCACCCTCACAGTCTGAGCTGTAGTCTAGCCAAAGTCCCCACCACAGTATCCTCCCCTATCCGCCCCAGCATTCAGACTACACTACCCAGCAACCCCTCTGCATCTCCCTCTCCGCTGTGTCCAGAGGTGAAAGCGGAGCCTTCCACAGCCCTCCTCAGCCCGCCCTACCTCAGCAGCGGCCCAGGGAAGATGTCCTCCAGCCCCCAGCAGCTCCAGCCCAATGACCAGCTCTTCAGGGTGCTGACGGAGAAGAACTGCCACTGGTTCAGCTTGCTTCCCCGCTCCCCGTGTGACGAGTCGTCCGTCACCACcagctccaccaccacccccccggCCTCCTCCCCCTATTCCTCCTCAACCACCAGGCCCAAGTCCCCCTCCTCCCTGTCTTCTAATCCCCTAGCCTCCACCTCAGCCAGCCCCAGCAATCTCACCACTGGGATCAATAACTTCCCTTTTTCAGCTCTCCAG CAGGTGAAGTCTGGCGTCCATATGATAGGTCTGCCATTCTGTGGATGGCCCAGTGGCATGATGATCCCCACCCTGCCCTTCTCTGCCAGTCCACTGCCCCCCTCCACGCTGGCCGCTGCCTACCACCATGTGGAGGGTAACGGCAACCCCTTCCTGGCATTGCCCCCTGGAGAGAAGCCCCCCTCTGCCCCGTCCCCCGTGGTGGAGGTGGCCAAGACCCAGGACTACCCCGACCCACTGCCCATTCCAGAGG agatgCTGTCAGGCTGGTGGAGAGTGGCAGacatggaggagttgaggagctTGGTCAAGGGCTTGCACTGCAGAGGTATCAGAGAGAGGGCCCTGCAGAAACAGATCCAGAAACACATGGAGTACATTGCACAGGCCTGTGCCAAGAACAGAGATG CGGCGGTGATAGACGAGTCCAAGCTGGAAGAGAACGGGGTGAGCGAGGAGACAGTGGAGAGCTGGTGTGTGGAGGAGCAGGCCATGGAGATGGACATCGCTGTTCTGCAACAGGTGGAGGAGCTGGAGAGGAAGGTCACTTCGGCCAGCCTGCAGGTTAAG GGTTGGATGTATCCAGAGccccagtcagagagagaggacctgGTCTACCATGAACACAAGCCCTTCAGTAAGCTGCTTCTAGCAGGAGAGGAGCAGATTGCAGGGGAGGAGGCGGCCAACGGCGGCTGCAGCCTGGTGCGGCGCGTCAACAACCCCCTAGATATAGCTGTAACGCGGCTAGCCGAGCTGGAGAGGAACATCGAGCGAAG GGGGGAAGAGGAACTGGCCCCGGGCATGAAGGTATGGCGCAAGGCCATGGGCGAGGTCTGCAGCGCCGCCCAACTGTCTCTCTGCATCCAGCAGCTCCAGAAGTCCATTGCCTGGGAGAGATCCATCATGAAAGTG GCAAGCGGTCAATCCCCCAAGAGTAAGAAGCAGCAGCAGAGCCGAGCGGGGGCAGCCGTGCGAGGAGGGAAGAGAACCACCGAGGTAAAACAGAACAGGAAACCGTCGTCTGTAGCCAGCGGAGAGGTCTCTGAGGACGATGCTGCCAGCACCAGCAGCAGCACGCCAAAAAAAGTGAGTAAAGAGACCAAAAAGAGGAAGAGCCCAggagaggggagcccagccaccAAGCAGTCCAAGCAGGACAGTACTCCCGTCTGTGTGAAGAAGGCGAAGACGGCCACATCAGCCAGAGACAATGAAAAGGATCTGACGTTGTGCAG GGTGCTACTGGTTGAGCTGGAGGGTCACCAGGATGCCTGGCCCTTCCTGAACCCTGTCAACCCTAAATCTGTCCCTGGCTACAAGAAAGTCATCAGGAAACCCATGGATTTCTACACAATCCGAGAGAAGCTCGTCAACAGCCA GTACTTGAACCTCGAGACGTTTATAATCGACGTTAACTTGGTTTTTGATAACTGCGAAAAGTTTAATGAAGACAATTCGGACATTGGACGAGCCGGACACAACATGAGGAGTTTTTTTGAGAATAGATGGAATGAGCTGTTAAAACAAACCAACTAG